TCCCTCCGACGGCCACGCCCACGGAGGGACGCGCTCCGTCGCGTCCAGGGGGCGGGGGCAGAAACGCCGCGTCGCACCGGACAACGGAGGTCCGTGGCGTCGACGAACGCGGCCACGACAGAGCGTGGCCCTCCGAATTCGTCCGCAGGGGCGGACGGAGGTACCACGCATGAACACGGACCCGACAAAGCGGGTCCCTCCGACGGACACTACCACGACAGAGCGTGGCCCCGATCGCTGACCGAGACGGCGGCCTGGACGCAGGGCACCGTCCTTGGCTACAAAGACCCACCGTGGACCGGAACCGCCGATCCCGCAAAACGACAAAGCGACCGTCTTCAGGAACCCGAAAAAGCCTCTCCGGGTCCCGCACGCGCAAAACGCCGGAATCGGCGGCGAGCTCGCCGACGAAGCGCGGCGATGGACACGCGACCACCAGACGCGGCGGACCTTCGAAGTTCCCAGAGGCCCGAGCCGGGGCGGCAAAGCTCCGAGCCCCTACCCTCGAGGACGCCATCGAGTTCGCCCTCCGCGTGCACCGCGGCCAGAAAGACAAGGCAGGCGAACCTTACATACTCCACGTGTTGCGCGTCATGACGGCCATGTCCGACGACACCTCGCGCATGGCCGCCGTACTCCACGACGTCGTCGAAGACTCGCACTACACGCTCGAGGACCTTCGAGCCGCCGGCTTTCCCGAGGAGGTCCTCGACGCGGTCGATGCGCTCACCCGCCGTCCGGGAGAGAGCTACGAGGCTTTCGTCCGCCGAGCGGCGGCCCACCCCGTCGCCCGCCGTGTCAAGCTCGCGGACCTCGAGGACAACTTGAACCTTCGCCGCCTGCCCTCACTCACCCGCCGCGACCTCGAACGACTCGAGCGCTACCGGGCGGCGTGGGCGCTTCTCGCGAAGGAGGCAGATGAGGTCCCGCCCAGTCGGCGCCGACGCGGAAAAGCCGGAGACGGCATCCCGGAGCCTCCGGCGTGAGCCGGCTTCGACCGTGCCTCCGCTGCAAAGGCCATCCGTGAATCGGAACCGCCTAGACGCCAAAACGAAACACCTGCCGCAACCGTGTCCTTCCCTTTCATCGTGCCCCCGGGGTTCGCCGCAGCAGCCTCATCCGGCCGGACAACGTCGATGCTCGGACACCGTTCCCGACACGGCGAGTTCTCGGCAAGCAGACGGAGGTCACCCATGCGTTACGAGCTTTACTACTGGCCCGGGATCCAGGGGCGTGGCGAGTTCGTGAGACTCGCGCTCGAAGAAGCCGGAGCCGACTACCTCGATGTCGCGCGTAACCCGAAGCGCGCGATGGCAGCGCTCGGAAGATTTCTCGAGGACCCGAAACTTCGGCACCCTCCCTTTGCCCCACCCTTTCTCAGGGCAGGGAAAAGACTCGTCGCACAGACCGCCAACATCCTTTTCTTCCTCGGCCCGCGGATCGGCCTAGCTCCCCGAGGCGAGGACACCCGCCTCTGGCTCCACCAGCTCCAGCTCACCGTGGCCGACTGGGTCGCCGAAGTCCACGACACCCACCACCCGATCTCGCCGGGTCTTTACTACGAAGACCAGAAGCGCGAAGCGCGCCGTCGCGCCGAGCACTTCCGGCGCGAGCGCTTGCCGAAGTACCTCGGCTACTTCGAGAGAGTGCTCGAACGCGCGGGCAAAAACGGGAGCTACGTCCTCGGACGCAAAATCTCGTACGTCGACCTCTCGCTCTTCCAGATGATGGCCGGCCTCCGGTACGCCTTCCCGCGCGCCATGTCCCGCCTCGAACGGCGACACCCTCGTCTCGTGGCACTCCACGACCGCGTCGCCGCCCGGCCCCGCATGGCCGCCTACCTCGCTTCGCCGCGCCGCATTCCCTTCAACCAGCACGGCATCTTCCGGCACTACCCGGAACTCGACGGCTGACGGGGGGCGGGTCCGCTGTAGCTGGGAGGGCAAGGCACGAGGGCGT
The sequence above is a segment of the Candidatus Binatia bacterium genome. Coding sequences within it:
- a CDS encoding glutathione transferase; the protein is MRYELYYWPGIQGRGEFVRLALEEAGADYLDVARNPKRAMAALGRFLEDPKLRHPPFAPPFLRAGKRLVAQTANILFFLGPRIGLAPRGEDTRLWLHQLQLTVADWVAEVHDTHHPISPGLYYEDQKREARRRAEHFRRERLPKYLGYFERVLERAGKNGSYVLGRKISYVDLSLFQMMAGLRYAFPRAMSRLERRHPRLVALHDRVAARPRMAAYLASPRRIPFNQHGIFRHYPELDG